The proteins below come from a single Canis aureus isolate CA01 chromosome 14, VMU_Caureus_v.1.0, whole genome shotgun sequence genomic window:
- the SGCB gene encoding beta-sarcoglycan, which translates to MAAAAAAAAAEQQSSNGPVKKSMREKAVERRNVNKEHNSNFKAGYIPIDEDRLHKTGLRGRKGNLAICVIILLFILAVINLIITLVIWAVIRIGPNGCDSMEFHESGLLRFKQVSDMGVIHPLYKSTVGGRRNENLVITGNNQPIVFQQGTTKLSVEKNKTSITSDIGMQFFDPRTQNILFSTDYETHEFHLPSGVKSLNVQKASTERITSNATSDLNIKVDGRAIVRGNEGVFIMGKTIEFHMGGNMELKAENSIILNGTVMVSTTRLPSSSSGDQFGAGDWVRYKLCMCADGTLFKVQVTGQNMGCQTSDNPCGNTH; encoded by the exons atggcggcggcggcggcggcggcggcggcagagCAG CAAAGTTCCAATGGTCCTGTAAAGAAGTCCATGCGTGAGAAAGCCGTCGAGAGAAGGAATGTCAATAAGGAGCACAATAGTAATTTCAAAGCTGGATATATTCCAATTGATGAAGATCGCCTCCATAAAACGGGATTGAGAGGAAGAAAGGGCAACCTGGCCATCTGTGTCATTATCCTCTTGTTTATCTTGGCTGTCATCAATTTAATT ataacACTTGTTATCTGGGCTGTGATTCGCATTGGACCAAATGGCTGTGACAGCATGGAGTTTCATGAAAGTGGCCTGCTTCGGTTTAAGCAAGTATCTGACATGGGAGTTATACATCCTCTTTACAAGAGCACGGTGGGAGGAAGGCGAAATGAAAATTTGGTTATCACCGGCAACAACCAGCCT ATTGTCTTTCAGCAAGGGACAACAAAGCTCAgtgtagaaaagaacaaaacttcTATTACGAGTGACATTGGTATGCAGTTTTTTGACCCGAGGACTCAGAATATCTTATTCAGCACAGACTATGAAACTCATGAGTTTCATTTGCCAAGTGGAGTGAAAAGTTTGAACGTTCAAAAAGCTTCTACTGAAAGG attacCAGCAATGCTACTAGTGACTTAAATATAAAGGTTGATGGGCGTGCTATTGTGCGTGGAAATGAAGGCGTATTCATTATGGGCAAAACCATTGAATTTCATATGGGTGGTAATATGGAGTTGAAGGCA GAAAACAGCATCATCCTAAATGGAACTGTGATGGTCAGCACAACTCGCCTACCTAGCTCCTCCAGCGGAGACCAGTTTGGTGCCGGTGACTGGGTGCGCTACAAGCTCTGTATGTGTGCAGACGGAACTCTCTTCAAAGTACAAGTAACAGGCCAGAACATGGGCTGCCAGACCTCAGACAACCCCTGTGGAAACACTCACTAG